The following are encoded together in the Nymphalis io chromosome 26, ilAglIoxx1.1, whole genome shotgun sequence genome:
- the LOC126778475 gene encoding uncharacterized protein LOC126778475 isoform X2, translating to MTLTLTKLKIMRGMLTKAMLSIFLLYSSLLSDTEASPLNKSFHHIRRPNIEDSSYNNEKIATYRSFQPIAIKYHKAVYPRVEDRTDYDINAYDSEYGGVVVSNFTSSIYDENPPLYPNPEVLAKSNPAQLSKFIENKISEPDVELPDDSLGDGDLREHNIIDSVTYLYGFNSCHGGRDEWMVLIFITSGLAIIIPVAAIMWLMWSQYASEFRRNSKIYPIVINLCCCLVACTLIYIQAVVGASSPSQCEKIALVLHYTHISCAMWIVALAAAVAEYCVCDTLLPLKYNYLLAYGVPAIVVTFNYALSMEHYEIKHYCWMSIEKGMVMGFMIPAMILILINTGIVIVGLQSVNRKQTEMLTAKIAELVEHHMTNWPKTVRVEENANGSVETLDNLYTPDCSRKNTDTSDTLEKEFTFNEEECNYYGSNNDVAGECGKEVNEHFKQMSDRGLLNIVYMDNLSWKWTWNTEGNELKTYLNLCLILEPFFAINWVMGVVAIENAAHWSTPTIYLILVVSMHIYFAATICTTIPIVPNKATVGCDDVVIENPTLPRVRTTDSIPLLDPVIQQPNVTAAPADTISTISI from the exons AAGACCGAATATTGAAGATTcttcttataataatgaaaagatAGCCACTTATCGCTCTTTTCAGCCGATAGCAATAAAGTATCACAAGGCGGTGTATCCAAGAGTGGAAGACCGAACAGACTACGATATTAATGCTTATGATTCGGAGTACGGTGGTGTAGTAGTTTCTAACTTTACGTCTTCCATTTACGATGAAAATCCTCCTTTGTATCCAAATCCTGAAGTGCTGGCAAAGAGTAATCCag cacaattaagtaaatttattgaaaataaaatatcggaACCAGATGTGGAATTACCAGATGACTCTTTAGGAGATGGTGACTTAAGAGAGCACAATATAATAGACAGTGTTACTTATTTGTATGGATTTAATTCTTGTCATGGCGGCAGAGATGAATGGATGGTGTTG ATTTTCATCACTAGTGGACTAGCAATAATAATACCCGTAGCAGCGATAATGTGGTTGATGTGGAGTCAATACGCTTCTGAGTTCAGGCGTAACAGCAAGATATATCCGATTGTCATCAATTTATGCTGTTGTCTCGTAGCTTGTACATTGATTTATATACAAGCTGTTGTG GGCGCGTCTTCTCCTTCTCAATGTGAAAAGATTGCTTTAGTTCTGCATTATACTCATATTTCCTGCGCGATGTGGATCGTTGCTTTAGCGGCAGCTGTTGCAGAATATTGCGTCTGCGATACGCTTTTGCcgttaaaatataactatttgttGGCTTATGGCGTTCCTGCTATAGTTGTAACG ttcaatTATGCTCTATCGATGGAAcactatgaaataaaacattactgCTGGATGTCTATTGAAAAAGGTATGGTGATGGGATTCATGATACCAGCcatgattttaattttgataaacacTGGTATTGTTATTGTTGGTTTGCAAAGTGTGAATAGGAAGCAGACAGAAATGTTGACGGCCAAAATTGCGGAATTGGTCGAACATCATATGACAAATTGGCCGAAAACCGTGAGAGTCGAAGAAAATGCAAACGGAAGTGTCGAAACATTGGATAATCTTTACACACCCGATTGTAGCAGAAAGAATACCGACACTTCCGATACATTAGAAAAAGAATTTACATTTAACGAAGAAGAATGCAATTACTACGGGTCAAATAACGATGTTGCTGGAGAATGCGGAAAAGAG GTAAACGAACATTTCAAACAAATGTCAGACAGGGGCTTACTAAACATTGTCTATATGGATAATTTGTCGTGGAAATGGACCTGGAATACAGAGGGAAATGAATTGAAGACATATCTAAATTTATGCTTGATTTTGGAGCCATTTTTTGCTATTAATTGGGTGATGGGTGTGGTAGCAATAGAAAATGCAGCCCATTGGTCCACTCCCACTATTTATCTCATATTGGTCGTATCTATG CACATTTATTTCGCTGCTACGATTTGCACGACGATACCGATTGTTCCCAACAAGGCCACGGTTGGTTGCGATGATGTAGTCATCGAAAATCCAACTCTTCCTCGGGTCAG gaCCACAGACAGCATCCCCCTTCTGGATCCCGTGATTCAGCAACCGAATGTGACTGCAGCACCGGCGGACACTATCAGCACGATCagcatttaa
- the LOC126778599 gene encoding cofilin/actin-depolymerizing factor homolog — protein MASGVTVSDACKTTYEEIKKDKKHRYVVFYIRDEKQIDVETVGERNAEYDQFLEDLQKGGTGECRYGLFDFEYTHQCQGTSEASKKQKLFLMSWCPDTAKVKKKMLYSSSFDALKKSLVGVQKYIQATDLSEASQEAVEEKLRATDRQ, from the exons GCGTCTGGTGTAACAGTTTCGGACGCATGCAAAACTACGTACGAAGAAATCAAAAAGGATAAGAAACACCGCTATGTAGTTTTCTACATCAGGGACGAGAAGCAGATCGACGTTGAAACCGTCGGGGAACGCAACGCGGAATACGACCAATTCCTTGAGGATTTGCAAAAGGGTGGCACCGGGGAGTGCAG ATATGGTCTTTTCGACTTTGAATACACGCATCAGTGTCAAGGCACGTCGGAGGCGAGCAAGAAACAGAAGTTGTTCCTCATGTCGTGGTGCCCAGACACCGCCAAGGTTAAGAAGAAGATGTTGTACTCCAG CTCCTTCGACGCCCTGAAGAAGTCACTGGTCGGTGTACAGAAGTACATCCAGGCGACTGATCTCTCCGAGGCCTCCCAAGAGGCCGTCGAGGAGAAGCTTCGCGCCACCGACCGCCAATAA
- the LOC126778475 gene encoding uncharacterized protein LOC126778475 isoform X1 — protein sequence MTLTLTKLKIMRGMLTKAMLSIFLLYSSLLSDTEASPLNKSFHHIRRPNIEDSSYNNEKIATYRSFQPIAIKYHKAVYPRVEDRTDYDINAYDSEYGGVVVSNFTSSIYDENPPLYPNPEVLAKSNPVIKYIKDSAMFFILAQLSKFIENKISEPDVELPDDSLGDGDLREHNIIDSVTYLYGFNSCHGGRDEWMVLIFITSGLAIIIPVAAIMWLMWSQYASEFRRNSKIYPIVINLCCCLVACTLIYIQAVVGASSPSQCEKIALVLHYTHISCAMWIVALAAAVAEYCVCDTLLPLKYNYLLAYGVPAIVVTFNYALSMEHYEIKHYCWMSIEKGMVMGFMIPAMILILINTGIVIVGLQSVNRKQTEMLTAKIAELVEHHMTNWPKTVRVEENANGSVETLDNLYTPDCSRKNTDTSDTLEKEFTFNEEECNYYGSNNDVAGECGKEVNEHFKQMSDRGLLNIVYMDNLSWKWTWNTEGNELKTYLNLCLILEPFFAINWVMGVVAIENAAHWSTPTIYLILVVSMHIYFAATICTTIPIVPNKATVGCDDVVIENPTLPRVRTTDSIPLLDPVIQQPNVTAAPADTISTISI from the exons AAGACCGAATATTGAAGATTcttcttataataatgaaaagatAGCCACTTATCGCTCTTTTCAGCCGATAGCAATAAAGTATCACAAGGCGGTGTATCCAAGAGTGGAAGACCGAACAGACTACGATATTAATGCTTATGATTCGGAGTACGGTGGTGTAGTAGTTTCTAACTTTACGTCTTCCATTTACGATGAAAATCCTCCTTTGTATCCAAATCCTGAAGTGCTGGCAAAGAGTAATCCag ttataaaatatattaaggattcggctatgttttttattttagcacaattaagtaaatttattgaaaataaaatatcggaACCAGATGTGGAATTACCAGATGACTCTTTAGGAGATGGTGACTTAAGAGAGCACAATATAATAGACAGTGTTACTTATTTGTATGGATTTAATTCTTGTCATGGCGGCAGAGATGAATGGATGGTGTTG ATTTTCATCACTAGTGGACTAGCAATAATAATACCCGTAGCAGCGATAATGTGGTTGATGTGGAGTCAATACGCTTCTGAGTTCAGGCGTAACAGCAAGATATATCCGATTGTCATCAATTTATGCTGTTGTCTCGTAGCTTGTACATTGATTTATATACAAGCTGTTGTG GGCGCGTCTTCTCCTTCTCAATGTGAAAAGATTGCTTTAGTTCTGCATTATACTCATATTTCCTGCGCGATGTGGATCGTTGCTTTAGCGGCAGCTGTTGCAGAATATTGCGTCTGCGATACGCTTTTGCcgttaaaatataactatttgttGGCTTATGGCGTTCCTGCTATAGTTGTAACG ttcaatTATGCTCTATCGATGGAAcactatgaaataaaacattactgCTGGATGTCTATTGAAAAAGGTATGGTGATGGGATTCATGATACCAGCcatgattttaattttgataaacacTGGTATTGTTATTGTTGGTTTGCAAAGTGTGAATAGGAAGCAGACAGAAATGTTGACGGCCAAAATTGCGGAATTGGTCGAACATCATATGACAAATTGGCCGAAAACCGTGAGAGTCGAAGAAAATGCAAACGGAAGTGTCGAAACATTGGATAATCTTTACACACCCGATTGTAGCAGAAAGAATACCGACACTTCCGATACATTAGAAAAAGAATTTACATTTAACGAAGAAGAATGCAATTACTACGGGTCAAATAACGATGTTGCTGGAGAATGCGGAAAAGAG GTAAACGAACATTTCAAACAAATGTCAGACAGGGGCTTACTAAACATTGTCTATATGGATAATTTGTCGTGGAAATGGACCTGGAATACAGAGGGAAATGAATTGAAGACATATCTAAATTTATGCTTGATTTTGGAGCCATTTTTTGCTATTAATTGGGTGATGGGTGTGGTAGCAATAGAAAATGCAGCCCATTGGTCCACTCCCACTATTTATCTCATATTGGTCGTATCTATG CACATTTATTTCGCTGCTACGATTTGCACGACGATACCGATTGTTCCCAACAAGGCCACGGTTGGTTGCGATGATGTAGTCATCGAAAATCCAACTCTTCCTCGGGTCAG gaCCACAGACAGCATCCCCCTTCTGGATCCCGTGATTCAGCAACCGAATGTGACTGCAGCACCGGCGGACACTATCAGCACGATCagcatttaa